The following are from one region of the Lacinutrix sp. Bg11-31 genome:
- a CDS encoding MopE-related protein, with the protein MKKHFFKSVLPLLLLVTAVFIIGSGCDGPPEGCNTWYLDLDGDGYGTREDVNCVSVDFPQPSSYADNPNDCDDTNVNVNPGATEVADNIIDEDCNGLHAFTFYKDGDDDGFGNANISEIFEITIGDQPPTGYVFNNADCDDSNNLINPLADEILGNNIDDNCDGDVDFFENYLDEDGDGYGSTEFAAADGVHNNIDCDDDNTNIHPYANEIPNNGLDENCDGND; encoded by the coding sequence ATGAAAAAACATTTTTTTAAATCAGTATTACCATTACTATTATTAGTAACAGCAGTTTTTATTATTGGAAGCGGTTGTGATGGACCTCCTGAAGGTTGTAATACATGGTATTTGGATTTAGATGGTGATGGTTATGGAACAAGAGAAGATGTAAATTGTGTTTCAGTCGACTTTCCTCAACCAAGTTCTTATGCAGATAACCCTAATGATTGCGATGACACAAATGTAAATGTTAATCCAGGAGCAACAGAAGTGGCAGATAATATTATAGATGAAGATTGTAATGGTTTACACGCTTTTACCTTTTATAAAGATGGAGATGATGATGGTTTTGGTAATGCAAATATTAGCGAAATTTTTGAAATAACTATTGGAGATCAACCACCAACAGGTTACGTGTTTAACAATGCAGATTGTGATGATAGCAACAACTTGATTAACCCATTAGCAGACGAGATTTTAGGTAATAATATTGATGATAATTGTGATGGTGATGTAGACTTTTTTGAAAACTATTTAGACGAAGATGGAGATGGTTATGGCTCTACAGAATTTGCAGCTGCAGATGGTGTACATAACAATATAGATTGTGACGATGATAATACTAATATACACCCATACGCTAACGAAATTCCCAATAATGGATTAGACGAGAATTGTGATGGTAATGATTAA
- a CDS encoding prolipoprotein diacylglyceryl transferase, with amino-acid sequence MFPELFDFSLPDFMASLFGEKKATVYTYATLITVGTLLAAIYTKWSAKKELGVTNLPNALFYCIFIAGFVGGKLFYYLQDPILYIKNPSLLLDNFSGGFVFYGSFVIIIPFIIWYLKKRKIPVLPMLDIFAITTTIVHAIGRFGCFASGCCYGSPTTSSFGVVFPTTHNTPVHPTQLYEVLLLISIMLLLFFVKKQKQFNGQIFLVYLMLYAFGRGFLELFRGDDRGFIIDGILSHSQFIGLCFICISAYFYFKFYKETNLKTINI; translated from the coding sequence ATGTTTCCAGAGCTATTCGATTTTTCTTTACCAGATTTTATGGCAAGCCTATTTGGAGAAAAAAAAGCAACCGTTTATACCTATGCAACTTTAATAACAGTTGGTACACTATTAGCAGCGATTTATACTAAATGGAGTGCGAAAAAAGAATTAGGAGTTACTAACTTGCCAAATGCACTTTTCTATTGCATATTTATTGCAGGCTTTGTAGGTGGGAAGTTATTTTATTATTTGCAAGACCCTATACTATACATTAAAAACCCAAGCCTATTATTAGATAACTTTTCTGGAGGTTTTGTGTTTTATGGTTCGTTTGTAATCATTATCCCTTTTATTATTTGGTATTTAAAGAAGCGTAAGATTCCAGTTTTACCAATGCTAGACATATTTGCTATAACAACAACCATTGTTCATGCTATTGGAAGATTTGGATGTTTTGCTTCAGGATGTTGTTATGGCTCACCAACAACAAGTAGTTTTGGAGTAGTGTTTCCAACAACACATAATACACCAGTACATCCAACGCAGTTGTACGAAGTATTACTATTAATATCAATAATGTTGTTACTTTTTTTTGTTAAAAAACAAAAACAGTTTAACGGACAAATTTTCTTAGTTTATTTAATGCTTTATGCTTTTGGAAGAGGTTTTTTAGAGCTCTTTAGAGGTGATGACAGAGGTTTTATTATTGACGGCATTCTATCGCATTCTCAGTTTATTGGATTATGTTTTATTTGCATTTCGGCATATTTTTATTTTAAATTTTATAAAGAAACTAACTTAAAAACAATTAATATTTAA
- a CDS encoding putative metal-binding motif-containing protein, whose product MKTILKLSMFFTFILVVACGSDDDASCVEQTWYQDADGDAYGNTSVIQNACTQPVGYVLDNTDCDDNNNSNNPGAIEILDGIDNDCDGFTDECVADSDCGAGEVCINGICEVVTTYYADVDNDGFGDQNNTTQAGNNPPNGYVLDSTDCNDLDTSINPNATEIPDNSIDEDCNASKDYTFYADNDGDGYGDASNSMVASCPEPCNNENEMTIPNGYVFNNLDCNDADASVNPFSTENTSDTIDNTCNGNTDIVYYYQDNDGDGFGDANDSGTSVNFAGSSMNNTDCDDSNSNIFFGASEIADGIDNNCNGIVDEF is encoded by the coding sequence ATGAAAACAATTTTAAAATTAAGTATGTTTTTTACATTCATATTAGTAGTAGCATGTGGGAGTGATGATGACGCTTCATGCGTAGAACAAACATGGTATCAAGACGCAGATGGAGACGCTTATGGAAATACAAGTGTAATACAGAATGCATGTACACAACCAGTAGGTTATGTTTTAGATAACACAGATTGTGATGATAATAATAACTCTAATAACCCAGGAGCTATTGAAATATTAGATGGTATAGATAATGATTGTGATGGTTTTACTGATGAATGTGTGGCTGATTCAGATTGTGGTGCTGGCGAGGTTTGTATAAATGGTATCTGCGAAGTAGTTACAACATATTACGCAGATGTAGATAATGATGGTTTTGGAGATCAAAATAATACAACACAAGCAGGAAATAACCCTCCTAATGGTTATGTTTTAGATAGTACAGATTGTAATGATTTAGATACATCTATAAACCCAAATGCTACAGAAATTCCAGATAATAGTATTGACGAAGATTGTAATGCGTCTAAAGATTACACGTTTTATGCCGATAATGATGGTGATGGTTATGGAGATGCTAGTAATAGTATGGTAGCTAGCTGTCCCGAGCCTTGTAATAATGAAAATGAAATGACAATCCCTAATGGTTATGTTTTTAATAATTTAGATTGTAATGATGCTGATGCAAGCGTCAATCCATTTTCTACAGAAAACACATCAGACACTATAGACAACACGTGTAATGGAAATACAGATATTGTTTATTATTACCAAGATAATGATGGCGATGGTTTTGGAGACGCTAACGATTCTGGAACCTCAGTTAATTTTGCAGGAAGTTCAATGAATAATACAGATTGTGATGATAGTAATTCAAATATTTTCTTCGGAGCTTCAGAAATTGCAGATGGTATAGATAATAATTGTAATGGTATTGTGGACGAGTTTTAA
- a CDS encoding histidine kinase, translating to MWRFSFAQQFTNYTTKDGLPSNHVYTIVQDAKGFMWFLTDKGMARYNGNQLKTFTTKNGLPNNDVWEAFPTTDGKVWYMSKSTKLGYIENDTVISFPNSNKDEIINPIYSSQVGDSIYPTGPRNTFTLKDDKWYGEKNKYVKNLKEDWIKIRHKHVGYISLNQSDQTLYLYNKELEKLNSIPTKNIYGVTGVRGQLNDSLFFWTNDKAYSILNFNTQIFKQFKLNKNIENVLMVQPRINIADNELQISGNGFVAKLDKDLKIFNPFYFPKELRAHFGFIDRSNTVWLATFNNGVYKFPYAKRDVQYKLQNEKIQSFNTIDDSLVVGVYKKGIYKYNPKEKSFKQFIKSNDYVFGVSQVKELNTNFYLLKNSLFKEFNGKREGVDLSKLYDKKITSNEVGRKFIYFNEKLYGNFSFGINRLNPNPFVIEKEYTQKGCNDIIRFNNQLLVATTNGLKEIKGDLLVPVVFNNRAFKKSILSLNVIDDTRLLINTDGFGSYITNMQTLEPLKETEFLIVEEAFKEGANLWLATNSGVLKFKKSNKTYKLSKTYTISDGLPTNHINTLYVDDKNLIVGTNNGIAIVPKTTKSISQFLDVFIEKAKYNNERITESNSTFKYRENNNVSFTVSNIDFSNNHSNFSYDYKLEPLQKEWTNSKINSFNFNDLQPGKYTFNVKSNNLKKTLDFTVKPLLYQRLSFKILSFLLIVFLIVYLSKFFIKRAQFKKNKKIFEDKRLSELQLKALRSQMNPHFVFNSLAAIQYYINDNDFEASETYLVKFSKLIRQFFELSKENEIALRTEVNLLKSYLEIEKLRFKEKLNFIINVDSMLDIDKVKIPTMLLQPIVENAVNHGVFNKEDEGLITLNFIFIDDHAFKVEIIDDGVGFVNTKKRQSMKIKSSSVLKDRLRFLNHSEKWVITYSKEEVSPEKEDKGNKSIFIIKHRN from the coding sequence ATGTGGCGTTTTTCATTTGCACAACAATTCACCAATTATACTACTAAAGATGGGTTGCCAAGTAACCATGTATATACTATAGTTCAAGATGCTAAAGGGTTTATGTGGTTTTTAACCGATAAGGGTATGGCAAGGTATAATGGTAACCAGTTAAAAACATTTACAACAAAAAATGGGTTGCCAAATAATGATGTTTGGGAAGCTTTTCCTACAACAGACGGAAAAGTATGGTATATGTCTAAATCTACTAAGTTAGGCTATATTGAAAATGATACTGTTATATCTTTTCCTAATAGCAATAAGGACGAGATTATTAATCCTATATATTCATCACAAGTTGGAGATTCAATATATCCAACAGGACCTAGAAACACCTTTACTTTAAAAGATGATAAATGGTATGGAGAAAAAAATAAATATGTAAAAAACTTAAAAGAAGATTGGATAAAAATAAGACATAAGCATGTTGGTTATATCTCTTTGAATCAATCAGACCAAACATTATACTTATATAATAAAGAATTAGAAAAATTAAATAGTATTCCAACCAAAAACATTTATGGAGTAACAGGAGTTAGAGGGCAACTAAACGATAGTTTGTTTTTTTGGACAAATGATAAGGCCTATTCTATACTTAATTTTAATACTCAAATATTTAAACAATTTAAATTAAATAAAAACATTGAAAATGTTTTAATGGTACAACCAAGAATTAATATTGCAGATAATGAGTTACAAATTTCAGGAAATGGTTTCGTGGCTAAACTAGATAAAGATTTAAAAATATTTAACCCATTTTATTTCCCTAAAGAATTACGTGCCCATTTTGGCTTTATAGATAGATCAAATACAGTTTGGTTAGCTACTTTTAACAATGGTGTGTATAAGTTTCCTTATGCAAAAAGAGACGTTCAGTATAAATTGCAAAACGAAAAAATTCAAAGCTTTAATACTATTGATGATAGCTTAGTTGTTGGCGTTTATAAAAAAGGAATTTATAAATATAACCCAAAAGAAAAATCATTTAAACAGTTTATTAAGAGTAACGATTATGTTTTTGGAGTAAGTCAAGTTAAAGAATTAAACACAAACTTTTATTTGTTAAAAAACTCTTTATTTAAAGAGTTTAATGGAAAAAGAGAAGGAGTAGATCTTTCAAAATTATACGACAAAAAAATAACCTCAAATGAGGTAGGACGAAAATTTATTTATTTTAATGAAAAATTATATGGTAATTTTTCATTTGGAATTAATAGATTAAATCCAAATCCTTTTGTAATCGAAAAAGAATATACTCAAAAAGGATGTAATGATATTATTCGTTTTAATAACCAACTCCTGGTTGCTACAACAAATGGATTAAAAGAAATAAAAGGAGACTTGTTAGTACCAGTTGTGTTTAATAATAGGGCCTTTAAAAAATCGATTTTAAGTCTAAATGTTATTGATGACACACGTTTATTAATAAATACTGATGGTTTTGGCTCGTATATTACAAATATGCAAACTTTAGAGCCTCTAAAAGAAACAGAGTTTTTAATAGTTGAGGAAGCTTTTAAAGAAGGTGCAAATTTGTGGTTAGCAACTAATTCTGGCGTATTAAAATTTAAAAAAAGCAATAAGACCTATAAGCTAAGCAAGACATATACGATAAGTGATGGCTTGCCTACAAACCATATAAACACATTGTATGTAGACGATAAAAACCTTATAGTTGGTACAAATAATGGTATTGCAATTGTGCCTAAAACCACAAAAAGTATCTCGCAATTTTTAGATGTGTTTATAGAAAAGGCTAAGTATAATAACGAAAGAATAACGGAAAGTAACTCAACGTTTAAATATCGAGAGAACAATAATGTGAGTTTTACTGTTTCTAATATAGATTTTTCAAATAATCATTCTAATTTTTCTTATGATTATAAATTAGAGCCTTTGCAAAAAGAATGGACAAACTCCAAGATTAATAGTTTTAATTTCAACGATCTTCAGCCAGGTAAATACACCTTTAATGTAAAGTCTAATAACCTTAAAAAAACATTAGATTTTACTGTAAAACCTCTTTTGTATCAAAGATTATCATTTAAAATTTTATCATTTTTACTTATAGTATTTTTAATAGTTTACTTATCTAAATTTTTTATTAAAAGAGCTCAGTTTAAAAAAAATAAAAAAATATTTGAAGATAAACGCTTGTCTGAGCTTCAGCTTAAAGCATTACGTTCTCAAATGAATCCTCATTTTGTATTCAACTCTTTGGCAGCAATTCAATATTACATTAACGATAATGATTTTGAGGCATCAGAAACTTATTTGGTTAAATTTTCAAAACTAATACGTCAATTTTTTGAGTTGTCTAAAGAAAATGAAATAGCATTAAGAACAGAAGTTAATCTATTAAAAAGCTATTTGGAGATAGAAAAACTTCGATTTAAAGAAAAACTAAATTTTATTATTAATGTTGATAGCATGTTAGATATCGATAAAGTTAAAATACCTACGATGTTGTTACAGCCAATAGTTGAGAATGCAGTTAATCATGGTGTTTTTAATAAAGAAGATGAAGGGTTAATAACTCTTAATTTTATTTTTATTGATGATCATGCATTTAAAGTTGAAATTATTGATGATGGAGTTGGTTTTGTTAATACTAAAAAAAGACAAAGTATGAAAATAAAATCTTCTAGTGTCTTAAAAGATAGACTTCGTTTTTTAAACCATTCAGAAAAATGGGTTATTACGTATAGCAAAGAAGAGGTTTCTCCAGAGAAAGAAGATAAAGGCAATAAATCAATATTTATTATTAAGCATAGAAACTAA